The following coding sequences are from one Rutidosis leptorrhynchoides isolate AG116_Rl617_1_P2 chromosome 11, CSIRO_AGI_Rlap_v1, whole genome shotgun sequence window:
- the LOC139877480 gene encoding chromo domain protein LHP1-like, producing the protein MNGASKRRLTRHSDLRQSDQNDTDDQVNYDNLNEDENEHDENAKIVAENERENDDKIVVPQLAEGYYIIEAVKRKRIHKGVTQYLIKWQGWPKSSNTWEPAENFDTCPEVIKAFEESLRTGGNKSKRKRKRNQKQPPPQHLQETSQNQQPNEDSDSEMRDPQEDSHSPDAASYPIPSVKLRVIEEPCQGPCVHGNNNINVAENNGGLTSQNGSAKRSNNAESFTGSLQIREEEENNTDFAIHIQNDITSERNSHENGVSNVDNGTQVLRSSPRIGSKRRKSFVVKRFKKDAALKKIPTGKTNAASDVIVPDENKNDLDSENVVDNPQRLPVIKQIVKPVNYSTSIVNGIEEVCVIFLVMRSDGEEVVVNNEYLKENNPLLLINFYEQHLRYNNPAE; encoded by the exons ATGAACGGCGCAAGTAAACGCAGACTCACCAGACACTCCGATCTTCGACAATCAGATCAAAATGACACCGATGATCAAGTTAATTACGATAATCTGAATGAAGATGAAAATGAGCACGATGAAAATGCTAAAATTGTTGCTGAAAATGAGCGTGAAAATGATGATAAAATTGTGGTGCCGCAGTTAGCTGAGGGTTATTATATAATTGAAGCTGTTAAAAGGAAAAGAATTCACAAG GGTGTGACGCAGTATCTTATTAAATG GCAAGGGTGGCCGAAATCGTCTAATACTTGGGAACCTGCTGAGAATTTTGACACATGTCCTGAAGTAATTAAGGCGTTCGAAGAAAG CTTAAGGACTGGAGGAAATAAATCAAAACGCAAGCGTAAACGCAACCAAAAGCAGCCGCCACCTCAGCATCTACAAGAAACTTCTCAAAATCAGCAGCCAAATGAAGATTCAGATTCTGAAATGCGGGACCCACAGGAAGATTCTCATTCGCCTGATGCTGCTTCATATCCAATACCATCAGTCAAACTTAGAGTTATTGAAGAACCTTGTCAAGGTCCATGCGTTCATGGTAACAACAATATCAACGTGGCTGAAAATAATGGTGGACTCACAAGTCAAAATGGATCTGCAAAACGGTCAAACAATGCTGAATCTTTTACAGGTTCTTTACAAATtcgagaagaagaagaaaacaatacAGATTTTGCTATACATATTCAAAATGATATCACATCTGAAAGAAATAGCCATGAAAATGGGGTTTCTAATGTTGATAATGGGACCCAGGTACTTCGTTCTAGTCCTCGAATTGGTTCGAAAAGAAGGAAGTCTTTTGTTGTTAAAAGATTTAAAAAAGATGCAGCTCTTAAAAAAATACCTACTGGGAAAACGAATGCAGCTAGTGATGTAATTGTGCCAGATGAAAATAAAAATGATTTGGATTCTGAAAATGTTGTTGATAATCCTCAAAGACTACCCGTTATAAAACAAATCGTCAAACCTGTTAACTATTCAACGTCTATAGTTAATGGTATAGAGGAAGTTTGTGTAATATTTTTGGTCATGAG GTCAGATGGAGAAGAAGTCGTTGTTAACAACGAATATCTCAAGGAAAACAACCCACTACTG TTAATCAACTTCTATGAGCAACATCTTCGTTACAACAACCCAGCTGAATGA